A portion of the Micromonospora vinacea genome contains these proteins:
- the bcp gene encoding thioredoxin-dependent thiol peroxidase has product MTSPDRLSPGDPAPEFTLATDTGDQLSLADLRGRKVVLYAYPAAMTPGCTKQACDFRDSLASLQAAGYEVVGISPDKPEKLAKFRERDAITFPLVSDPDKAVLTAYGAYGEKQLYGKTVTGVIRSTFVIDADGKVERALYNVKATGHVAKLRRDLGLD; this is encoded by the coding sequence ATGACCTCGCCCGACCGCCTCTCCCCCGGTGACCCCGCGCCCGAGTTCACCCTCGCCACCGACACCGGCGACCAGCTCTCCCTCGCCGACCTGCGAGGCCGCAAGGTCGTCCTGTACGCCTACCCGGCCGCGATGACCCCCGGCTGCACCAAGCAGGCCTGCGACTTCCGCGACTCACTCGCCTCACTCCAGGCCGCCGGCTACGAGGTCGTCGGCATCTCCCCGGACAAGCCGGAGAAGCTGGCGAAGTTCCGCGAGCGCGACGCCATCACCTTCCCGCTGGTGTCGGACCCGGACAAGGCCGTGCTGACCGCCTACGGCGCGTACGGCGAGAAGCAGCTCTACGGCAAGACCGTCACCGGCGTGATCCGCTCGACGTTCGTGATCGACGCCGACGGCAAGGTCGAGCGGGCGCTCTACAACGTCAAGGCCACCGGGCACGTCGCCAAGCTCCGCCGCGACCTCGGCCTGGACTGA
- a CDS encoding energy-coupling factor ABC transporter permease, which translates to METLAMHISNGIIDGPVAAIFAALALAALTACVLRGRRDLDDRLAPMAGLVAAFIFAVQMLNFPIFTAGVSGHLLGGALAAMLVGPWVGALCVAVVLVVQALIFGDGGVAMLGLNITNMALLGTAAAYALIALLLRVLPRTRAGLAVTAFVAATVSVVVASQGFVLQYWLGGTTDLGNNLGGLAGTMAGVHLLIGIGEGLITATTVLTVAKVRPDLVYALRSLRTPAAPAAPAVPVAGGAR; encoded by the coding sequence GTGGAGACACTGGCGATGCACATCTCGAACGGGATCATCGACGGTCCTGTGGCAGCGATCTTCGCTGCGCTCGCTCTTGCCGCGCTCACCGCCTGCGTCCTGCGCGGTCGGCGCGACCTGGACGACCGGCTGGCCCCGATGGCCGGCCTGGTGGCGGCGTTCATCTTCGCCGTCCAGATGCTCAACTTCCCGATCTTCACGGCCGGTGTCAGCGGCCACCTGCTCGGTGGCGCGCTCGCCGCCATGCTGGTCGGCCCGTGGGTCGGCGCGCTCTGCGTGGCCGTGGTGCTTGTCGTACAGGCACTGATCTTCGGCGACGGCGGTGTGGCGATGCTCGGCCTCAACATCACGAACATGGCGTTGCTCGGCACCGCCGCAGCGTACGCGCTGATCGCGCTGCTGTTGCGGGTGCTGCCCCGCACGCGGGCCGGTCTGGCAGTGACCGCGTTCGTCGCCGCGACGGTCAGCGTGGTGGTGGCGTCGCAGGGCTTCGTCCTGCAGTACTGGCTGGGTGGCACCACCGACCTGGGCAACAACCTGGGTGGTCTGGCGGGCACGATGGCCGGCGTCCACCTGCTGATCGGCATCGGCGAGGGCCTGATCACCGCGACCACGGTGCTCACCGTCGCGAAGGTGCGCCCCGACCTGGTGTACGCGCTGCGCTCCCTGCGCACGCCCGCCGCCCCCGCCGCCCCCGCCGTCCCGGTCGCCGGAGGTGCCCGATGA
- a CDS encoding PDGLE domain-containing protein, whose product MKNRSWAFLAGGLLVALLLAGVVSNYASSHPDGLDSSLLKGCTVDADDTIVGGSCPAQQARDHELADSPLADYGVRGVRNSFVSTGLSGVLGVLVTFAIGAGGFWLLRRRGSTPTDSDATTPAEGDAVASRAGTAS is encoded by the coding sequence ATGAAGAACCGGTCCTGGGCCTTCCTGGCCGGCGGCCTGCTGGTCGCCCTGCTGCTCGCCGGTGTGGTGAGCAACTACGCCTCGTCCCACCCGGACGGGTTGGACTCGTCACTGCTCAAGGGTTGCACCGTCGACGCCGACGACACCATCGTCGGGGGGAGCTGCCCAGCCCAGCAGGCCCGCGACCACGAGTTGGCCGACAGCCCGCTGGCCGACTACGGCGTGCGGGGTGTGCGGAACAGCTTCGTCTCCACCGGCCTCTCCGGGGTGCTCGGGGTGCTTGTCACCTTCGCGATCGGGGCCGGCGGGTTCTGGCTGCTGCGCCGTCGAGGCAGCACGCCGACCGACAGTGACGCGACGACGCCCGCCGAGGGTGACGCTGTGGCGTCGCGCGCCGGCACGGCCAGCTGA
- the cbiQ gene encoding cobalt ECF transporter T component CbiQ — protein MGAGHGHVLYRESDSPVHRLPPEVKIVAMVVFTIAVVATPREAFWAFGAYAVLVAVVAALARVGPRWLLSRALIELPFVLFAVALPFLGSGDRVEVLGLRLSEDGLHGAWNILAKGTLGVLVSLLLAATTTTRDLIVGLDRLHCPQVLTQIATFMLRYLDVLVGEARRMRVARISRGDDPRFLWQLRGFAAGIGALFLRAFERGERVYLAMLSRGYTGRMPAVWQGEGAASAGQWLVAATVPVLAASIAATAVVLS, from the coding sequence ATGGGAGCCGGTCACGGGCACGTGCTGTACCGCGAGTCGGACTCGCCGGTGCACCGGCTCCCGCCCGAGGTCAAGATCGTGGCGATGGTGGTCTTCACCATCGCCGTGGTGGCCACTCCACGCGAGGCGTTCTGGGCCTTCGGCGCGTACGCCGTGCTGGTGGCGGTGGTGGCGGCGCTGGCCCGGGTGGGGCCGCGGTGGTTGCTCAGCCGAGCGTTGATCGAGCTGCCGTTCGTGCTGTTCGCCGTTGCCCTGCCGTTCCTCGGCAGCGGCGACCGGGTCGAGGTGCTGGGCCTGCGGCTGTCCGAGGACGGGCTGCACGGCGCGTGGAACATCCTGGCGAAGGGCACCCTGGGGGTGCTCGTGTCGCTGCTGCTCGCGGCGACCACCACCACCCGGGACCTGATCGTGGGGTTGGACCGGCTGCACTGTCCGCAGGTGCTCACCCAGATCGCCACGTTCATGCTGCGCTACCTCGACGTGCTGGTCGGCGAGGCGCGGCGGATGCGGGTGGCCCGGATCTCCCGGGGTGACGACCCGCGCTTCCTGTGGCAGCTGCGCGGGTTCGCCGCCGGGATCGGGGCGTTGTTCCTGCGCGCCTTCGAGCGCGGCGAGCGGGTCTATCTGGCGATGCTGTCCCGGGGTTACACCGGGCGGATGCCCGCCGTGTGGCAGGGCGAGGGTGCGGCGAGCGCCGGGCAGTGGCTGGTCGCGGCGACAGTGCCGGTGTTGGCGGCCTCCATCGCCGCCACCGCCGTCGTGCTGTCATGA
- a CDS encoding energy-coupling factor ABC transporter ATP-binding protein: MIGVVQTAVSLDVRGVRYAYPDGHVALRGVDLNVPRGDRVALLGPNGAGKTTLVLHLNGILAPTEGSVSVGGLTVTPDRPTLAEVRRRVGIVFQDPDDQLFLPTVAEDVAFGPANLGLRGAELAARVDEALAAVGMGEHRDRAPQHLSFGQRRRVAVATVLAMHPEILVLDEPSSNLDPAARRELAEILRGLPVTLLMVTHDLPYAAELCERSVILDDGRIVADAPTRTLLNDAPLLARHRLELPYGFTPQP, from the coding sequence ATGATCGGTGTCGTGCAGACCGCTGTCTCGCTGGACGTTCGGGGTGTTCGTTACGCGTACCCGGACGGGCACGTCGCCCTGCGGGGGGTCGACCTGAATGTGCCGCGGGGCGACCGGGTGGCGCTGCTCGGGCCCAACGGCGCCGGCAAGACCACTCTGGTGCTGCACCTCAACGGCATCCTCGCCCCGACCGAGGGCAGCGTGAGCGTCGGCGGGCTGACTGTCACCCCGGACCGGCCCACCCTGGCCGAGGTACGCCGTCGGGTGGGCATCGTCTTCCAGGACCCGGACGACCAGTTGTTCCTGCCCACCGTGGCGGAGGACGTGGCGTTCGGGCCGGCGAACCTGGGTCTGCGCGGGGCCGAGCTGGCCGCCCGGGTGGACGAGGCGCTCGCCGCGGTGGGGATGGGTGAGCACCGGGACCGGGCCCCGCAGCACCTGTCGTTCGGGCAGCGCCGCCGGGTGGCGGTGGCCACGGTGCTCGCCATGCACCCGGAGATCCTGGTGCTCGACGAGCCGTCGTCGAACCTGGACCCGGCGGCCCGTCGGGAACTCGCCGAGATCCTGCGCGGCCTGCCGGTGACCCTGCTGATGGTCACGCACGACCTGCCGTACGCGGCGGAGCTGTGCGAGCGGTCGGTGATCCTGGACGACGGCCGGATCGTCGCCGACGCCCCCACCCGCACCCTGCTCAACGACGCCCCCCTGCTGGCGAGACACCGCCTGGAACTGCCCTACGGCTTCACCCCGCAGCCGTAG
- a CDS encoding DsbA family protein — MSSRKGQRDAARVVREQLARERRRRRTIWVSAAAVVVLVIAGVIGWAVWSSQRSDDFTTPPGANAAGTGIVTGGGPVTIDVYEDFLCPACKQFEQTSGSTLEQLVAENKATVVYHPVAYLNRFSTTEYSTRSSAASGCAAAGGKYHEYAKALFAEQPPEGSAGLTDDKLIDIGTSVGLDRGSFGSCVKDKTYRTWTEHVTDDASRSNVTGTPTVKINGQPLENPTPDALTAAVAAAGK, encoded by the coding sequence ATGAGTAGTCGCAAGGGGCAGCGGGACGCCGCCCGGGTGGTCCGCGAGCAGTTGGCCCGCGAGCGGCGCCGCCGCCGCACGATCTGGGTCTCCGCCGCCGCGGTCGTCGTCCTGGTCATCGCCGGCGTCATCGGCTGGGCCGTCTGGTCCAGCCAGCGCTCCGACGACTTCACCACCCCACCCGGCGCCAACGCGGCCGGCACCGGCATCGTCACCGGCGGCGGCCCGGTCACCATCGACGTCTACGAGGACTTCCTCTGCCCGGCCTGCAAGCAGTTCGAGCAGACCAGCGGGTCGACGCTCGAACAGTTGGTGGCCGAGAACAAGGCGACTGTGGTCTACCACCCGGTCGCGTACCTCAACCGCTTCTCCACCACCGAGTACTCCACCCGCTCCTCGGCCGCCTCCGGCTGCGCGGCGGCGGGCGGCAAGTACCACGAGTACGCGAAGGCGCTCTTCGCCGAGCAGCCGCCGGAGGGCAGCGCCGGGCTCACCGACGACAAGCTCATCGACATCGGCACCAGCGTGGGCCTCGACCGGGGCTCCTTCGGCAGCTGCGTGAAGGACAAGACGTACCGGACCTGGACCGAGCACGTCACCGACGACGCCAGCCGGAGCAACGTCACCGGCACGCCGACCGTCAAGATCAATGGTCAGCCCCTCGAGAACCCCACCCCGGACGCTCTCACCGCAGCAGTGGCGGCGGCCGGCAAGTGA
- a CDS encoding MauE/DoxX family redox-associated membrane protein, producing the protein MSVTAPSTRGARWPVVRPWLGIAARLGLAAVWLVAGASKVSDLAASGRAVNAYQVLPYDVATVIGAALPFVELALGVLLLLGLATRLVAGVSAALLVVFIAGIASAWARGLAIDCGCFGSGGQLAAGQAPSYLPEILRDLGFLVLAGFLLVWPRTPVSVDGWLSGEPVVEDEDE; encoded by the coding sequence ATGAGCGTGACAGCACCTTCCACCCGGGGCGCCCGTTGGCCAGTGGTACGCCCCTGGCTCGGCATCGCGGCCCGGCTCGGCCTCGCCGCCGTCTGGCTGGTCGCCGGCGCGTCGAAGGTCAGTGATCTCGCCGCCTCCGGGCGGGCGGTCAACGCGTACCAGGTGCTGCCGTACGACGTGGCGACAGTGATCGGCGCGGCCCTGCCCTTCGTCGAGTTGGCGTTGGGCGTGCTGCTGCTGCTCGGGCTGGCCACCCGGCTCGTCGCCGGCGTGTCCGCCGCACTGCTGGTGGTCTTCATCGCGGGGATCGCCTCGGCCTGGGCGCGTGGGCTGGCCATCGACTGCGGTTGCTTCGGCAGCGGCGGGCAACTGGCGGCGGGGCAGGCCCCCAGTTACCTCCCGGAGATCCTCCGGGACCTGGGATTCTTGGTTCTGGCCGGTTTTCTGCTGGTCTGGCCGCGTACGCCGGTATCGGTGGACGGGTGGTTGTCCGGCGAACCCGTTGTGGAGGACGAGGATGAGTAG
- a CDS encoding sigma-70 family RNA polymerase sigma factor: MIPVPRDSGAAGPAEPVDEVARDPATEWALTARDGDPTAQAAFVRLTQAEVWRFAAALVDTDSADDLTQETYLRAFRALPAFEGRSSARTWLLGIARRACADHLRTVVRRRRLDERLAANAYTDRPHPDPAGQFGATDLVRRLGPERRSAFVLTQLLGLSYAEAAAVEGVPVGTIRSRVARARDDLVEAVGDALAG, encoded by the coding sequence GTGATCCCTGTCCCGCGTGACTCCGGTGCCGCCGGTCCGGCGGAGCCGGTCGACGAGGTCGCCCGGGACCCGGCAACCGAGTGGGCACTGACCGCCCGTGACGGTGACCCCACCGCCCAGGCGGCGTTCGTCCGGCTGACCCAGGCCGAGGTCTGGCGGTTCGCCGCCGCCCTGGTCGACACGGACAGCGCCGACGACCTGACCCAGGAGACCTACCTGCGGGCGTTTCGGGCCCTGCCCGCGTTCGAGGGGCGCTCCAGCGCCCGCACCTGGCTGCTCGGCATCGCCCGGCGGGCCTGCGCCGACCACCTCCGCACTGTCGTCCGGCGTCGTCGACTCGACGAGCGCCTGGCGGCGAACGCGTACACCGACCGTCCGCACCCGGACCCGGCCGGCCAGTTCGGTGCCACCGACCTGGTCCGCCGCCTCGGCCCCGAGCGGCGGTCCGCGTTCGTGCTCACCCAACTGCTCGGCCTGTCGTACGCCGAGGCCGCCGCCGTCGAGGGGGTGCCGGTGGGCACCATCCGGTCCCGGGTCGCCCGGGCCCGTGACGACCTGGTCGAGGCGGTCGGCGACGCCCTGGCCGGCTGA
- a CDS encoding copper resistance CopC/CopD family protein translates to MAGMTVAPRRWAARLAAAAGLLVTVVALLIAPATSASAHAVLESSSPAASSIVPSGPSEVVLTFSEGVRKVPGKIRVIAPDGSRADRGEPSFSSTVVTIPVDPAGARGTYLVSFRVISADSHPVSGAFTYSVGAPSTPPVDSGTDSRANPVVETAVKVARFLGYTGLVLLVGPALVLAALWPRRLSRRGPTRLAWTGLGLVAVATLADLWLQVPYTAGGGLFDVTGEGFGTVFGSAFGAAHLVRLGLLAASVFLLRPLLARPAGRADAIILAVLGGAALLTWPLAGHAAASPAPAVSVVVDAVHLGSMAVWLGGLLMLAVFLLRQADERELGAILPIWSRWAALAVSALLLAGTVQALIEVATLQALFDTTYGRLLLAKIALFALVIAVAAYSRHLVRSRVAAQRPVPVRRAVLVELVVTVVVLAVSATLVQTTPARTAAATPSAGAEAGLFSTRLSSPLLTVEVEVSPAERGNNSVHLYAYGTDNQPLLVAEWKATVALPSAGIEPIEVPLLRLTDSHAYGDISLPTAGEWQLKITARTTDIDQATVTATVPIR, encoded by the coding sequence ATGGCCGGCATGACTGTCGCCCCCCGCCGCTGGGCTGCCCGGCTGGCCGCAGCCGCCGGCCTCCTGGTCACCGTCGTCGCCTTGTTGATCGCGCCAGCCACCTCCGCCAGCGCCCACGCGGTGCTGGAGAGCAGCAGTCCGGCCGCCTCGTCCATCGTGCCGAGCGGGCCGTCCGAGGTGGTTCTCACCTTCAGTGAGGGGGTCCGCAAGGTGCCCGGCAAGATCCGGGTCATCGCGCCGGACGGCTCCCGGGCCGACCGGGGCGAACCGTCGTTCAGCAGCACTGTCGTGACCATCCCGGTGGATCCGGCCGGCGCCCGTGGCACCTACCTGGTCAGCTTCCGGGTGATCTCCGCCGACAGTCACCCGGTCTCCGGGGCGTTCACCTACTCGGTCGGCGCTCCCTCGACCCCACCCGTCGACTCGGGTACTGACAGCCGCGCCAACCCGGTGGTGGAGACGGCGGTGAAGGTGGCCCGCTTCCTCGGCTACACCGGCCTGGTGCTGCTGGTGGGGCCGGCGCTGGTGCTCGCCGCGCTCTGGCCGCGACGGCTCTCCCGGCGGGGGCCGACCCGGCTGGCCTGGACGGGCCTCGGTCTGGTGGCCGTCGCCACCCTCGCCGACCTGTGGTTGCAGGTGCCCTACACGGCCGGTGGTGGTCTCTTCGACGTCACCGGCGAGGGGTTCGGCACTGTGTTCGGCAGCGCCTTCGGTGCCGCCCACCTGGTCCGGCTCGGCCTGCTGGCGGCGTCCGTCTTCCTGCTCCGACCGCTGCTGGCCCGGCCCGCCGGCCGCGCGGACGCGATCATCCTGGCCGTCCTCGGCGGCGCCGCCCTGTTGACCTGGCCGCTGGCCGGGCACGCGGCGGCCTCCCCGGCGCCGGCGGTCTCCGTGGTGGTCGACGCGGTCCACCTGGGCAGCATGGCGGTCTGGCTGGGCGGTCTGCTCATGCTCGCCGTCTTCCTGCTGCGCCAGGCCGACGAGCGGGAGCTGGGTGCGATCCTGCCGATCTGGTCGCGCTGGGCGGCGCTCGCCGTCTCGGCGCTGCTGCTGGCCGGCACCGTCCAGGCGCTGATCGAGGTGGCCACCCTGCAGGCGCTCTTCGACACCACGTACGGGCGTCTGCTGCTCGCCAAGATCGCGCTGTTCGCACTGGTCATCGCCGTGGCCGCGTACTCCCGGCACCTGGTGCGCAGCCGGGTCGCGGCGCAACGCCCGGTGCCGGTGCGCCGCGCCGTCCTGGTGGAGTTGGTCGTCACCGTGGTGGTGCTGGCCGTGTCCGCCACGCTCGTGCAGACCACGCCCGCCCGCACCGCCGCGGCAACCCCCTCCGCCGGGGCCGAGGCCGGTCTCTTCAGTACCAGGCTGTCCAGCCCGCTGCTGACCGTCGAGGTCGAGGTGAGCCCGGCCGAGCGGGGCAACAACTCGGTGCACCTGTACGCGTACGGCACTGACAACCAGCCACTGCTGGTCGCGGAGTGGAAGGCGACAGTGGCGCTGCCCTCGGCCGGGATCGAGCCGATCGAGGTGCCGTTGCTGCGGTTGACGGACAGTCACGCCTACGGCGACATCAGCCTGCCGACCGCCGGCGAGTGGCAACTGAAGATCACCGCCCGAACGACCGACATCGACCAGGCCACGGTGACCGCCACCGTGCCCATCCGTTAG
- a CDS encoding YcnI family copper-binding membrane protein: MTRFRRTATAAAALAFTAAATAVLGFAGPASAHVTVNPKEAAQGGYARVAFRVPNESDSASTVKLEVVLPENAPVGSVSTMPVPGWTVATEKRKVDPPIEVHGSQLTEAVSKITWTASGGAGVKPGQFQEFPVSLGPLPQVDSMVFKTLQTYSDGNISRWIDEPAPGAEEPEHPAPVLTLAAAAAPAGSATPTAAVASPDDDDDDDGNGLAVGLGVAGLVAGLAGLALGGLAFARTRREPVAKA; the protein is encoded by the coding sequence ATGACCCGATTCCGGCGCACCGCAACCGCCGCTGCCGCCCTGGCGTTCACCGCCGCCGCCACCGCTGTGCTCGGCTTCGCCGGACCGGCGTCCGCGCACGTCACTGTGAACCCGAAGGAGGCGGCCCAGGGCGGCTACGCCCGGGTGGCGTTCCGGGTGCCGAACGAGAGCGACAGCGCGTCGACGGTCAAGCTCGAGGTGGTGCTCCCGGAGAACGCCCCGGTCGGTTCGGTGTCGACGATGCCGGTGCCCGGCTGGACGGTCGCCACGGAGAAGCGCAAGGTGGACCCGCCGATCGAGGTGCACGGCAGTCAGCTCACCGAGGCCGTCTCCAAGATCACCTGGACGGCCTCGGGTGGCGCGGGAGTGAAGCCGGGGCAGTTCCAGGAGTTCCCGGTCTCGCTGGGGCCGCTGCCGCAGGTCGACTCGATGGTCTTCAAGACCCTGCAGACCTACTCGGACGGCAACATCTCGCGGTGGATCGACGAGCCGGCGCCGGGCGCCGAGGAGCCGGAGCACCCCGCGCCGGTGCTCACCCTGGCCGCCGCGGCGGCGCCGGCGGGTTCGGCCACGCCGACCGCTGCCGTCGCATCGCCGGACGACGACGATGACGACGACGGCAACGGGCTCGCTGTCGGTCTCGGTGTGGCCGGTCTCGTCGCCGGTCTGGCCGGCCTGGCGCTGGGCGGGCTGGCGTTCGCGCGTACCCGCCGGGAGCCGGTCGCCAAGGCCTGA